One window of Papaver somniferum cultivar HN1 chromosome 9, ASM357369v1, whole genome shotgun sequence genomic DNA carries:
- the LOC113309032 gene encoding uncharacterized protein LOC113309032, protein MGGCVSTHSRKVDSRKRHGVRPKLKKRRGRISSTANTPRKPISNVGNLGDFTNCDVVHVDFQTGGRKSEVSNLTFHLTQLQWHHGQSDGEVCQDEAWFDSTSILDSDSDEDFISVHGDCFPSVGNCIGNISSSQVCPYETQRILDTRRTYGEYYESHYLKIDGSKTEKFTKDGLPETDGFVVTTKGYEFSFLAKAEDVCGKEDKRDSVDKSQENAPKTLLRRLIPSVSFNDKNLHHPNTTPLSQKMKSAVLRLSFKRKSCSEPDENANGAEKRFLYRPRAGHTIPYSKRENPLEGSWSPLAPSIFKLRGTNYFKDKKKSSAPDYSPYIPIGVDLFVCPRKVHHIAQHLDLPYVNTHDKIPSLLIVNIQLPTYAAAMFLGDSDGEGMSLVLYFKVSENFDEEISPHFKDCIMKLVEDEMEKVKGFAKECTVSYRERLKIMASVVNPDELNLNSTERKLVHAYNEKPVLSRPQHNFYRGSNYFEIDLDIHRFSYISRKGLDSFRDRLKNGILDLGLTIQAQNPEELPEKVLCCVRLNKINFVNHGQIPTIMTLNDD, encoded by the exons ATGGGTGGTTGTGTATCAACTCATAGCAGAAAAGTTGATTCCAGAAAGAGGCATGGTGTCAGACCAAAGCTCAAAAAGCGTCGTGGGAGGATTTCTTCCACTGCTAACACACCTAGGAAACCAATCAGTAATGTGGGAAATTTGGGAGATTTCACAAATTGCGATGTTGTACATGTAGATTTTCAGACTGGAGGAAGAAAATCTGAGGTTTCCAATTTGACATTTCATCTCACACAGTTACAGTGGCACCATGGTCAGAGTGATGGAGAAG TTTGTCAAGATGAAGCTTGGTTTGATTCTACCAGTATTCTTGATTCTGACTCTGATGAGGATTTTATCAGCGTTCATGGAG ATTGTTTTCCATCTGTAGGCAATTGTATCGGTAACATCTCCAGTAGTCAAGTTTGTCCATATGAGACTCAACGCATTTTGGATACAAGGCGCACGTACGGGGAATACTATGAAAGTCATTACCTAAAAATTGATGGAAGTAAAACTGAGAAGTTCACTAAAGATGGTTTGCCAGAAACTGATGGATTTGTTGTAACTACAAAAGGGTATGAGTTTTCTTTCTTAGCAAAAGCTGAGGATGTTTGCGGGAAAGAGGATAAACGTGATTCTGTAGATAAAAGTCAAGAAAATGCACCTAAAACTCTTCTACGTAGATTAATCCCTTCGGTAAGTTTTAATGACAAAAATCTACATCATCCAAACACAACTCCACTATCTCAAAAGATGAAGTCAGCCGTTCTTAGACTCTCTTTTAAGAGGAAATCCTGCTCTGAACCAGATGAAAATGCTAACG GTGCAGAAAAGAGATTCTTATATCGACCTCGAGCAGGACATACTATTCCTTATTCCAAAAGAGAAAATCCCTTGGAAGGATCTTGGTCTCCTCTTGCACCTTCAATTTTTAAACTCCGTGGTACTAACTATTTTAA AGACAAGAAAAAATCCTCGGCCCCAGACTATAGCCCTTACATCCCTATTGGAGTTGACCTCTTTGTGTGCCCTCGAAAAGTACATCACATTGCTCAACATCTTGATCTTCCTTATGTAAATACACACGATAAAATACCCTCACTCCTAATTGTTAATATACAG CTGCCTACCTATGCCGCGGCTATGTTCCTCGGAGATAGCGATGGTGAAGGAATGAGTCTCGTTCTATATTTCAAAGTTTCTGAAAATTTTGACGAAGAGATTTCTCCTCATTTTAAGGACTGCATCATG AAATTAGTTGAGGATGAAATGGAGAAGGTGAAAGGGTTTGCGAAGGAATGCACTGTTTCCTATAGGGAGAGGCTAAAAATAATGGCTAGTGTGGTCAATCCAGATGAGCTTAACTTAAATTCTACGGAAAGGAAACTTGTACATGCTTACAATGAAAAACCAGTGTTGTCGCGCCCTCAACATAATTTTTATAGG GGTTCAAATTACTTTGAAATTGACTTGGACATACACCGTTTTAGCTATATCTCGAGAAAAGGACTTGATTCTTTTCGTGATCGTCTTAAAAACGGCATACTTGATCTTGGTTTAACTAttcag GCACAAAATCCAGAAGAACTGCCAGAGAAAGTCTTGTGTTGTGTGAGATTGAACAAAATAAATTTTGTAAATCACGGACAAATACCAACGATTATGACTCTCAATGATGATTAA